In Hallerella succinigenes, the following are encoded in one genomic region:
- a CDS encoding GIY-YIG nuclease family protein — translation MSHYVYMLLCKGDRIYTGYATDVQKRFEAHKSGKGAKFTKAFPPEKILKVFELKTKHDAMRLEFLIKRQPLEIKKACIELAEGTLPAFFPEA, via the coding sequence ATGTCGCATTACGTCTACATGTTGCTTTGCAAGGGCGACCGGATTTACACCGGGTACGCGACTGACGTACAAAAACGTTTCGAAGCGCACAAATCCGGGAAGGGCGCCAAGTTCACCAAGGCGTTCCCCCCAGAAAAAATTCTCAAGGTCTTTGAATTAAAAACCAAACACGACGCCATGCGCCTAGAATTTTTAATCAAGCGTCAACCGCTCGAAATCAAAAAGGCGTGTATTGAACTTGCGGAAGGAACGCTCCCCGCGTTCTTTCCCGAAGCTTAA